Proteins co-encoded in one Paracrocinitomix mangrovi genomic window:
- a CDS encoding FG-GAP repeat domain-containing protein has translation MIKKLLYILLFLPTFGLAQNFVTFNEQQYSFNEYQLNFQHLNTATGKYLIVERSSYFKVYDLNPDKKSYTRNTKAYINSFNTNNDGTFEIIEALNTKKPKYTIVHLCDVNNDQQTDIIALRKKKLYSFTNLGKGKYGNRQLITKKFPNADQQFSHSQKLITAYQKKGNSIINYFLDFSEPTPNLQTLEIDYFGKIWTYGIYYNNGPQTLFGRNENKNVLFYDFTLIDSVQILDSIQLRRDFEYRLAADFNKDNLLDVFVHSDDQCYIYYQTNEGSWEKSRELLQKDSLLLYGGPIFSKDEYSLLQYNDAVEFYQSWLTPDYFKVADINNDKVLDIVTAGELIICYYGLPNGGFKRVFAGGPYDANDMHMVDINNDKRSDFIINAFFGIVYCEQQADGTFKDQILMESGSTQQGLLTTDVDRDGDLDILIFAEDDQLWWSENTGHQLANAVLFPPL, from the coding sequence ATGATTAAAAAACTCCTGTATATTTTGTTATTCCTTCCAACTTTTGGCTTGGCGCAAAATTTTGTGACATTTAATGAGCAACAATATTCTTTTAATGAATATCAATTAAATTTTCAGCATCTTAATACAGCTACAGGAAAATATTTAATTGTTGAACGATCGTCTTATTTTAAGGTATACGATTTAAATCCGGATAAAAAATCCTACACACGCAATACCAAAGCTTATATCAACAGCTTTAACACCAACAATGACGGCACTTTTGAAATAATTGAGGCACTTAATACCAAAAAACCTAAATACACCATTGTACACCTTTGTGATGTAAACAATGACCAGCAAACGGACATTATTGCCTTGCGTAAAAAAAAGCTTTATTCCTTTACCAACCTTGGCAAGGGTAAATACGGTAATCGTCAATTAATCACTAAAAAATTCCCCAATGCTGATCAACAATTCTCCCATTCTCAAAAGCTGATAACGGCCTATCAAAAAAAAGGAAACAGCATCATTAACTATTTCCTTGATTTCTCAGAACCCACACCCAATTTACAGACCTTAGAAATAGATTATTTTGGTAAAATATGGACCTATGGCATCTATTATAACAATGGTCCGCAAACCCTATTTGGCCGCAATGAAAACAAAAACGTATTGTTTTACGATTTTACTTTAATTGATTCAGTGCAAATACTTGATAGTATACAACTTAGAAGAGATTTTGAATATCGTTTAGCGGCTGATTTTAACAAGGATAATTTATTAGATGTGTTTGTTCACAGTGATGATCAATGCTACATTTATTATCAAACAAATGAAGGATCCTGGGAAAAATCAAGGGAATTGTTGCAAAAGGACTCACTCCTTCTCTACGGTGGTCCCATATTTTCAAAGGATGAGTACAGTTTGTTACAGTATAATGATGCCGTAGAATTTTACCAATCTTGGCTTACTCCAGACTATTTTAAGGTGGCAGACATCAACAATGACAAGGTTTTGGACATTGTTACCGCAGGAGAATTGATTATCTGTTATTATGGTTTGCCTAACGGTGGATTTAAAAGAGTTTTTGCCGGTGGACCTTATGATGCCAATGATATGCATATGGTAGACATCAATAATGACAAGAGATCAGATTTTATAATAAATGCATTTTTTGGCATTGTTTACTGTGAACAACAAGCAGACGGAACGTTTAAAGATCAAATACTAATGGAAAGCGGTTCCACTCAACAAGGTTTATTAACCACAGATGTTGACCGGGACGGAGATTTAGACATCCTCATTTTTGCAGAAGATGATCAATTGTGGTGGTCTGAAAATACAGGCCATCAGCTGGCTAATGCGGTACTCTTCCCTCCTCTTTAA
- a CDS encoding DEAD/DEAH box helicase produces the protein MTEPAYSLIYDHQNLGEVTLEVDPSALLETVSPVLNNPLNPSQENVFNYTFENRVTLLWGPPGTGKTTTLASIVLGWIEYAIQNGIGLNIGVGSSTWTAIDNLLVDISDVLNRRRDLIGEFNIDVSVARIRSQSGTQFDNDQIEDLIVYSNSADVMKDRLDQNVNISICGSTWKQFYNLSKNDRRSPAESKKWFDLLLIDEASQVKVEHAAGYFLYLKEEGHLVLAGDDKQLGPIHGFQMEDHSEGLYDCIYTFMRETHGVTPQTIVDNYRSNLYINEWPNARFYNGNLTSQNPDNQLEIDLPESCPTDWPDSLIWNDKYLDILDPTKPIVVITYPASIHTVSNQFESQMTAGLTSLYKLSLTGQLENSEFVQKRIGIVTPHRAQRSQIQNLLLSSDIEIEEAGFIDTVDRFQGQERDLIIASYSVSDKDFVGSEESFILDPRRFNVSLTRAKSKFIMFVSEAIIDHLSNDKEIAEDAAHLQMFAIKYCKNERNFQLKYYEDGQEESFECKMRTP, from the coding sequence ATGACTGAACCAGCATACAGTTTAATATATGATCACCAAAATTTAGGAGAGGTAACTCTCGAAGTTGACCCGAGCGCTTTGTTGGAAACAGTTTCACCAGTGTTGAATAATCCTCTTAATCCTTCGCAAGAAAATGTATTTAATTACACTTTTGAGAATAGAGTTACATTACTATGGGGTCCTCCGGGAACGGGTAAAACTACGACTTTAGCCTCAATTGTTCTTGGCTGGATTGAATATGCCATTCAAAATGGAATAGGATTAAATATTGGTGTTGGTTCCAGCACATGGACCGCAATTGATAATTTACTAGTAGATATTTCTGATGTTTTAAATAGAAGAAGAGATTTGATAGGGGAATTTAATATTGATGTATCAGTGGCAAGGATTAGGTCTCAGTCAGGAACCCAATTTGATAATGATCAAATTGAGGATCTAATAGTTTACTCGAATAGCGCAGACGTAATGAAAGACAGGTTAGATCAAAACGTAAATATTTCTATTTGCGGAAGCACTTGGAAGCAATTTTATAATTTATCAAAAAACGACAGGAGAAGCCCTGCGGAAAGTAAAAAATGGTTTGATTTATTACTAATTGATGAGGCCTCTCAAGTCAAGGTAGAACATGCTGCAGGTTATTTTTTATATCTAAAAGAAGAAGGGCATTTAGTTTTAGCAGGTGATGACAAACAGTTAGGGCCAATCCACGGATTCCAAATGGAAGATCATTCTGAAGGTCTATATGATTGCATATACACTTTTATGCGAGAAACACATGGGGTCACGCCTCAAACCATAGTTGATAATTACAGAAGTAACTTGTACATAAATGAATGGCCGAATGCTAGATTTTACAATGGTAATTTGACATCACAAAATCCTGATAACCAATTAGAAATTGATCTACCTGAATCTTGCCCAACTGATTGGCCTGATAGTTTAATATGGAATGACAAATATTTGGATATTCTAGATCCAACAAAACCTATAGTAGTAATCACTTATCCGGCTTCAATTCATACAGTGTCTAATCAATTTGAATCACAAATGACCGCCGGGCTTACAAGCCTTTACAAATTATCTCTTACCGGCCAATTGGAAAATTCAGAATTCGTTCAAAAAAGGATTGGGATTGTGACACCACACAGAGCTCAGAGGTCACAAATTCAAAATCTTTTGTTAAGCTCCGATATTGAAATCGAAGAGGCTGGCTTTATTGATACAGTTGATAGGTTCCAAGGCCAAGAAAGAGATCTAATAATTGCGAGTTATTCCGTCTCAGATAAGGATTTTGTTGGCTCAGAAGAGTCGTTTATTCTAGATCCAAGAAGATTTAACGTAAGCCTGACTAGAGCCAAAAGTAAATTTATCATGTTTGTTTCGGAAGCAATTATAGATCATTTGTCCAATGATAAAGAAATTGCAGAAGATGCGGCTCATCTGCAAATGTTTGCGATCAAATATTGTAAAAACGAGCGAAACTTTCAGCTGAAATATTATGAAGACGGTCAAGAAGAATCGTTTGAATGTAAGATGAGAACTCCTTAA
- a CDS encoding DNA adenine methylase: MNYDTEKIMKQIDGTVASNNKKREKINPPFGYFGSKNNLAMRMCVDLPPHNCWVELFCGSAALTLAKEPAQIEIINDINSEITTLFSQLRNNSEELCRQVALTPYSSEELDISRNEDKNIDDLEKARRFLVKSMMAINGAFGKNKGGFSTSNSYTRNGKEARVNRWYNLPERLLKVSERLRNVRIENKDAIELFNKFLNRPATLVYIDPPYLANRSSSYDEEIEEEEYHLELLQILNKAKCMVFISGYENQLYNSILTTKKGWVKKTIETSTRGVSGDDLSRTEVIWMNKYFIANQKTGRIPLKLTEKEVKNKKVNPER, translated from the coding sequence GTGAATTACGATACAGAGAAAATCATGAAACAAATTGATGGTACTGTAGCCTCAAATAATAAGAAAAGGGAGAAAATAAACCCTCCATTTGGATACTTTGGATCAAAGAATAATCTCGCAATGAGAATGTGTGTAGATTTACCTCCACACAACTGTTGGGTTGAGTTATTCTGCGGCTCGGCAGCTTTAACTTTAGCTAAGGAACCTGCGCAGATAGAAATCATCAATGATATAAATAGCGAGATTACCACATTATTTTCTCAGTTAAGAAATAATTCTGAAGAATTATGTAGACAAGTTGCATTAACTCCTTATTCATCAGAGGAATTGGATATTTCAAGAAATGAAGATAAAAACATTGATGATCTTGAAAAAGCGAGAAGGTTTTTAGTAAAATCAATGATGGCAATCAATGGAGCATTCGGAAAGAATAAAGGCGGTTTTTCAACGTCAAATTCTTACACCAGAAATGGTAAGGAGGCGAGAGTTAATAGATGGTATAATTTACCTGAAAGACTATTGAAAGTATCTGAACGTCTACGAAATGTTAGAATTGAAAACAAAGACGCGATAGAGTTATTCAATAAGTTCCTCAATAGACCAGCAACTTTAGTATACATTGACCCACCTTATCTTGCGAATCGATCTAGTAGTTATGATGAAGAAATTGAAGAAGAAGAATATCATTTAGAGCTGCTTCAAATTCTAAATAAAGCGAAATGCATGGTGTTCATTAGTGGATATGAAAATCAACTTTATAATTCAATTTTAACCACTAAAAAAGGTTGGGTAAAAAAGACTATTGAAACCAGCACAAGAGGTGTAAGTGGAGATGATCTTTCTAGAACTGAAGTGATTTGGATGAACAAGTATTTTATTGCCAATCAGAAAACAGGTAGAATTCCTCTGAAGCTGACTGAAAAAGAGGTTAAGAACAAAAAAGTTAATCCAGAAAGATAA
- a CDS encoding fatty acid desaturase family protein produces MQTIKFKAKDTVQKEFAKELSKRVRKYFKEHKISTYGGSTILIKAIVMLALYLAPIVVIFTVSMPAWSVILLLVLMGIGKAGVGMGVMHDAAHGSFSKHEWLNNLMANSMMLFGSNVLNWKIQHNLLHHTYPNVYEWDSDVDTKGLIRLSKNSDYKKKFRYQHVFGPFLYSFMTLSRFSLEFKWLKAYNKLGALKVYNAKYSSALWKLILIKVVYLFVMLVLPVLLTDFTWWQVLIGFMIINVVSSIIMGTVFQMAHVVEDMNEPMPDENFEINDDFYVHQLKTTSDFGIKKTFLSAYIGGLDFQVEHHLFPHISHIHYPKLSHIVQETAKEYGQPYHSQKSFYAAFKSHIRTLKRLGQD; encoded by the coding sequence ATGCAAACAATTAAATTCAAAGCGAAGGACACCGTGCAAAAGGAATTCGCTAAAGAGCTTTCAAAAAGAGTTCGTAAATACTTCAAAGAACACAAAATTTCTACCTACGGTGGAAGTACAATTCTAATCAAGGCTATTGTGATGCTGGCTTTATACCTGGCACCAATCGTTGTTATTTTTACAGTTTCAATGCCTGCCTGGTCTGTCATTCTGCTACTGGTATTAATGGGAATTGGTAAAGCCGGAGTAGGGATGGGCGTAATGCATGATGCAGCTCACGGATCTTTTTCAAAACATGAATGGCTTAACAATTTGATGGCCAATAGTATGATGCTTTTTGGAAGCAATGTATTGAACTGGAAAATCCAACATAATCTTTTGCATCACACATATCCAAATGTTTATGAATGGGACAGTGATGTAGATACCAAAGGTTTGATCAGACTTTCAAAAAACTCTGATTATAAAAAGAAGTTCAGATACCAACATGTATTTGGACCATTCTTGTATAGTTTCATGACACTTTCACGATTTTCTTTAGAGTTTAAGTGGTTAAAAGCTTACAACAAATTAGGAGCACTTAAGGTTTATAACGCCAAATACAGTTCAGCTCTTTGGAAGTTGATCTTGATTAAAGTGGTGTATTTGTTTGTAATGCTTGTACTTCCTGTATTGTTAACAGATTTCACTTGGTGGCAGGTATTGATCGGATTCATGATCATTAATGTGGTATCATCAATCATTATGGGAACTGTATTTCAAATGGCACATGTAGTAGAAGATATGAACGAACCTATGCCGGATGAAAACTTTGAAATCAATGATGATTTCTACGTTCACCAATTGAAAACAACTTCAGATTTTGGGATTAAAAAGACATTTTTAAGCGCTTATATCGGAGGATTAGATTTTCAGGTAGAACATCATCTTTTCCCTCATATCTCACATATTCATTACCCTAAACTTTCGCACATTGTGCAAGAAACAGCTAAAGAATACGGACAGCCATATCACAGCCAAAAGTCTTTTTATGCTGCGTTTAAATCGCACATTCGTACCTTGAAGAGATTGGGGCAGGATTAG
- a CDS encoding cold-shock protein has translation MADSFSKKEQQKKKAQKKKEKLARKEERKAQDKGSSLEAMMAYVDENGVIVDTPPDENKKKKTIKAEDIELGIPKSENLPEEESLYNGRVTFFNDDKGYGFIKDKNSSTSYFVHMNNCQEPIVEGDNVQFLTERGDRGMMAVQVKKI, from the coding sequence ATGGCAGACAGTTTCAGTAAAAAAGAACAACAGAAAAAGAAAGCACAGAAAAAGAAAGAAAAACTGGCAAGAAAAGAAGAACGTAAAGCGCAAGACAAAGGTTCTTCTTTAGAAGCTATGATGGCTTATGTAGATGAGAACGGTGTAATCGTGGATACACCACCTGATGAAAACAAAAAGAAAAAAACTATCAAAGCTGAAGACATTGAATTAGGAATCCCTAAATCAGAAAATCTACCTGAAGAGGAAAGTCTTTATAACGGAAGAGTAACATTTTTTAATGATGATAAAGGTTACGGCTTTATTAAAGACAAAAATTCTTCAACATCTTATTTCGTACACATGAACAATTGTCAGGAGCCTATCGTGGAAGGCGACAACGTACAATTCCTTACTGAAAGAGGGGATAGAGGAATGATGGCTGTACAAGTAAAGAAAATTTAA
- a CDS encoding WG repeat-containing protein produces the protein MKALISLIFSATVFVANSQVLQYNGEGFILLKDSVKKEKLTEEVYTAFLGDYFIYPTRADYQNEKDIGNFYTPKLFRGKHIILKNSTGKWGSLTKSLESHFDFIYDYQPYFINDTLYAVPAVVDGGYQSYYGYSVMLNNGDYWTDIRALHDQYKGYLLVKYSDYFSIYDPAFNAVVPGAYVCTSWDDKNFGFNVLGNIALKDSYGKCGMVTYTGKVILPFEYEFISDPFEEANLIKKNGLWGAVDPSGKIVVPISYEELEYDFKGNDTSFVKKNGEWIMVNSELNPLTELRFSAIYPDDRYHKTKIVKTADGKQGLFDFSSLKYLIPAEFDTVYEERDAYMAINKSTINRYDKKAKLKESIDPSKIQLLDDANNKMRDFVADEGDLFIHLEKGKKGITSTKGKVLVPAEYDIIIQDYKKFFVMKDGKCGWLSHDGSILVPCEYEMACDANYISTNDCGSNCMLMQKGKEAFLFDEKGSLIAKKEFSPFGGPCSAFK, from the coding sequence ATGAAGGCTCTTATTTCACTCATTTTCAGTGCAACTGTCTTTGTTGCCAATTCGCAAGTTCTACAGTATAATGGCGAAGGTTTTATCTTATTAAAAGATTCGGTTAAAAAAGAGAAGTTAACAGAAGAGGTTTATACCGCCTTCCTGGGTGATTATTTCATATATCCTACCAGAGCAGACTATCAAAATGAAAAGGATATTGGAAATTTTTACACGCCAAAGCTGTTTCGTGGTAAACACATTATTTTAAAAAATAGTACTGGAAAATGGGGATCTCTCACTAAATCTCTTGAAAGTCATTTTGATTTCATTTATGATTACCAACCGTACTTCATCAATGATACTCTTTATGCTGTTCCGGCAGTTGTTGATGGTGGATATCAAAGTTATTACGGATACAGCGTTATGCTCAATAATGGTGATTATTGGACCGATATCAGAGCGCTACATGATCAATACAAAGGATATCTTTTGGTAAAGTATTCTGATTATTTCAGTATCTACGATCCTGCATTTAACGCAGTTGTTCCAGGTGCCTATGTGTGCACTAGTTGGGATGATAAAAATTTCGGATTTAATGTGCTGGGAAACATTGCTCTCAAAGATTCTTATGGCAAATGCGGAATGGTAACTTATACCGGCAAAGTGATTTTACCCTTTGAATATGAATTTATCTCTGATCCATTTGAAGAAGCAAACCTTATTAAAAAGAATGGTTTGTGGGGTGCTGTTGATCCTTCTGGAAAAATTGTAGTGCCTATTTCTTATGAAGAATTGGAGTATGATTTTAAAGGAAACGATACATCTTTTGTAAAAAAGAACGGTGAATGGATAATGGTGAATAGCGAATTAAATCCATTAACTGAACTTAGATTTAGTGCTATTTATCCGGATGATAGATACCATAAAACCAAAATAGTTAAGACAGCTGATGGAAAACAAGGATTGTTTGATTTTTCAAGCTTGAAATATTTAATCCCTGCTGAATTTGATACTGTTTATGAAGAAAGGGATGCATATATGGCCATCAATAAAAGTACTATAAACCGCTATGATAAGAAAGCTAAACTAAAGGAATCAATAGATCCATCTAAAATTCAATTGCTAGATGATGCGAACAATAAAATGAGGGACTTTGTAGCTGATGAGGGTGACTTATTCATACACCTTGAAAAAGGAAAAAAAGGTATAACATCAACTAAAGGAAAGGTTTTAGTTCCTGCAGAATATGACATAATCATACAGGATTACAAAAAATTCTTTGTCATGAAAGATGGAAAATGTGGATGGTTGAGCCATGACGGAAGTATCTTAGTTCCCTGTGAATATGAAATGGCTTGTGATGCCAATTACATTTCTACCAATGATTGTGGATCAAATTGCATGTTGATGCAAAAAGGAAAAGAGGCTTTTTTGTTTGATGAAAAGGGTAGTCTAATTGCAAAAAAGGAATTCTCTCCTTTTGGTGGACCCTGTAGTGCATTTAAATAA
- a CDS encoding T9SS type A sorting domain-containing protein — protein sequence MKLIYNVILFTFLSFQINAQTTDVAVGLSSPNGLAVKGNQMYIAEYGGDKISVIDYTGALPAAATDFVTGLNGPSDLLIVGDFLYVTEFDGGKISKIDLTATSPTATTVMSGLAAVTGIEVYGNHIYFAEADKISRFDYSLSSPTKSTVLSGFFFPSQLLMNGDTLYVAEGSGDRIFKVDLSAGTLTAVNVVTNVWTASGIAFNGEDLYYCESMADSITKVDIWSSSPVESSVLTSLNRPTRLLVTGNDLYISETDGNKVSKLPVSFASNKKIEKENTLLVYPNPSNDGAFHVRATSNLTQYAIYNISGELVIEKTISEPSNEIDFKVEAAGVYMIHLIGDNFSEKRKIIVDN from the coding sequence ATGAAACTAATTTACAATGTGATTTTATTCACCTTTTTATCTTTTCAAATAAATGCCCAAACTACAGATGTGGCAGTTGGATTAAGCAGCCCTAATGGATTAGCTGTAAAAGGCAACCAGATGTATATAGCTGAATACGGCGGAGATAAAATATCAGTTATTGATTACACAGGAGCTTTACCTGCAGCGGCTACTGATTTCGTAACTGGTTTAAATGGGCCTTCAGATTTACTCATAGTTGGTGATTTTTTATATGTTACTGAATTTGATGGAGGAAAAATATCTAAAATTGATTTAACAGCAACATCTCCTACAGCTACAACTGTTATGAGTGGATTAGCTGCTGTAACAGGCATTGAAGTATACGGAAATCATATTTACTTCGCAGAGGCAGATAAAATTTCCAGATTTGATTACTCGCTCTCTTCTCCAACTAAATCTACAGTATTATCAGGATTTTTTTTCCCTAGTCAATTATTGATGAACGGAGACACCCTCTACGTAGCAGAAGGAAGTGGAGATAGGATTTTTAAAGTAGATTTATCGGCTGGTACACTTACAGCTGTGAATGTGGTAACCAATGTATGGACAGCTTCAGGTATTGCTTTTAATGGGGAAGACCTATATTATTGCGAGTCAATGGCAGATTCAATAACTAAAGTTGATATCTGGTCTTCTTCTCCGGTTGAAAGCTCTGTTTTAACTTCATTAAATCGCCCAACAAGATTGCTAGTTACAGGTAATGATCTTTACATTTCTGAGACAGATGGGAATAAGGTATCTAAACTTCCGGTTTCATTTGCTTCAAACAAGAAAATTGAAAAAGAAAATACATTATTGGTATATCCAAATCCTAGTAATGATGGTGCTTTTCATGTAAGAGCTACATCTAATCTGACTCAGTATGCCATTTATAATATTTCCGGTGAACTTGTGATCGAGAAAACTATATCTGAACCAAGTAATGAAATTGATTTTAAAGTTGAAGCTGCAGGTGTTTACATGATCCATTTGATAGGAGATAATTTTTCAGAGAAAAGAAAAATTATCGTAGATAACTAA
- a CDS encoding fatty acid desaturase family protein, with protein sequence MEAIKFKAKDQNQKDFANELTKRVRKYFKEKDKSTFGGGKILFKAILMLGLYITPLVLIFTINLHPLMALTLIVLMGIGKAGIGMGVMHDAAHGTFSKYKWLNSIMAGSIFLFGTDLINWKIQHNVLHHSYPNVYKWDNDIDTKGIIRLSNHAEHHKIYKYQYIFGPFLYSFMTLSKFIGDFQQLITYHRLGALKIYSGSLGKNFRNLLINKIIYLGVFIGMPFIFTDFSWWQILLGFSIMHFTASMIMGTVFQMAHVVEGMSQPLPDENGVINNQFYVHQLETTSDFGKRKSILGWYIGGLDFQAIHHLFPNISHVHYPDLSLIVELTAAEYGQPYHCKKSFASAYKSHIKTLKRLGKES encoded by the coding sequence ATGGAAGCAATCAAATTTAAAGCGAAAGACCAAAATCAAAAAGATTTCGCAAATGAACTTACAAAAAGAGTTCGAAAATATTTTAAAGAAAAAGACAAATCAACTTTTGGAGGAGGTAAAATTTTGTTTAAAGCCATACTGATGTTAGGATTATACATAACACCTTTGGTTTTAATTTTCACAATAAACCTTCATCCTTTAATGGCTTTGACATTAATAGTTCTAATGGGAATTGGTAAAGCCGGTATTGGAATGGGGGTAATGCATGATGCCGCACATGGTACTTTCTCAAAATACAAGTGGCTGAACAGTATAATGGCCGGAAGTATTTTTTTATTTGGAACTGACCTGATTAATTGGAAAATACAGCACAATGTATTACATCATAGTTATCCCAATGTATACAAATGGGATAACGATATAGATACAAAAGGAATAATTCGATTATCTAACCATGCTGAGCATCACAAAATATATAAGTATCAATACATTTTTGGTCCGTTTTTATATAGCTTCATGACACTCTCAAAATTTATTGGAGATTTTCAGCAATTGATAACTTATCACCGTTTAGGAGCTTTGAAAATTTACAGTGGATCTTTAGGCAAAAATTTCAGAAACCTTTTGATTAACAAAATCATCTATTTAGGAGTTTTCATTGGGATGCCTTTTATCTTCACCGATTTCAGTTGGTGGCAGATTTTGTTAGGTTTTAGCATAATGCACTTTACTGCATCTATGATCATGGGAACTGTTTTTCAGATGGCTCATGTGGTAGAAGGTATGTCTCAGCCATTACCGGATGAGAATGGCGTTATCAATAACCAGTTTTATGTACATCAACTAGAAACTACATCAGATTTTGGTAAAAGAAAAAGTATTTTAGGATGGTACATTGGTGGATTAGATTTTCAAGCGATACACCATCTATTCCCTAACATATCCCATGTACATTATCCTGATTTATCATTGATTGTGGAATTAACGGCTGCAGAATATGGCCAACCATATCATTGCAAAAAATCTTTTGCAAGTGCTTATAAATCGCACATTAAAACTTTAAAAAGGCTAGGAAAGGAGTCATAA